In one window of Macrotis lagotis isolate mMagLag1 chromosome 5, bilby.v1.9.chrom.fasta, whole genome shotgun sequence DNA:
- the LOC141523432 gene encoding DLA class II histocompatibility antigen, DR-1 beta chain-like, which translates to MFSDMVDIWLRWMVMTLMVLSPSVSWARDIPEDFMFQHKGECYFTNGTERVRLVVRYIYNDQDYVRFDSDVGVFAAVTELGRRDAEYYNSQQDILEEHRAYVDTVCRHNYEAGKAFTVERRAQPRVTISPSKTEALQHLLVCSVTGFYPSKIQVTWFKNGQEETAGIVSTGVMQHGDWTYQILVMLEMVPQSRDVYTCSVEHASLQSPITVEWRPQSETAQSKLLSGVGGFVLGLIFLSVGLIVHLKNQKGHTGPQPAGLLR; encoded by the exons ATGTTCTCTGATATGGTTGATATTTGGCTACGCTGGATGGTAATGACATTGATGGTATTAAGTCCATCTGTATCGTGGGCCAGAGACATCCCAG AGGATTTCATGTTCCAGCATAAGGGGGAGTGCTACTTCACCAACGGCACGGAGCGGGTGCGGCTTGTGGTCAGATACATCTACAACGACCAAGATTATGTCCGCTTCGACAGCGACGTGGGGGTGTTCGCGGCGGTCACGGAGCTGGGGCGGCGGGACGCTGAGTATTACAACAGTCAGCAGGACATCCTGGAGGAACATCGAGCCTACGTGGACACGGTGTGCAGACACAACTACGAGGCAGGCAAAGCCTTCACGGTGGAGAGAAGAG cccagcccagagtgACCATCTCCCCCTCCAAGACAGAGGCCCTGCAGCACCTGCTGGTCTGCTCTGTCACCGGCTTCTATCCAAGCAAGATCCAGGTCACCTGGTTCAAGAATGGGCAGGAGGAGACAGCTGGGATTGTGTCCACGGGTGTGATGCAGCATGGAGACTGGACCTACCAGATCCTGGTCATGTTGGAAATGGTTCCCCAGAGCAGAGATGTCTACACCTGCAGTGTGGAGCATGCCAGCCTGCAGAGCCCCATCACTGTGGAGTGGA GGCCACAGTCTGAAACTGCCCAGAGCAAATTGCTGAGTGGAGTTGGAGGCTTTGTCCTAGGGCTCATCTTCCTCAGTGTAGGACTGATCGTACACTTGAAGAACCAGAAAG GACACACTGGGCCTCAGCCTGCAG GCCTGCTGAGGTGA